A region from the Panicum hallii strain FIL2 chromosome 1, PHallii_v3.1, whole genome shotgun sequence genome encodes:
- the LOC112895843 gene encoding uncharacterized protein LOC112895843, with translation METVAKRQRALLVQPPAPPAEAAAEDAADSAAAVFGNVDLLCEILLLLDAPSHLVRAALVSTRWLGAAADPAFLRRFRARCPPRLLGFLATFASSAGWHPQPRAAVARFMPLPHPPEFAGAARLVGATFNGGRPYMESIVGCWNGRVLVKHRGHYDRNYSVLSPLHSSAATGITFTGPLSPPHGRHKLKSSVSCAQLELLQYPGAGDDPYDALWGFGQTTAEPSMFDFDCTTGKFIQQVVYVRRQSTSWVTYVSPPLEVPVQLVFNSEPCSLLVGGRWLCMTTVLGCIVVFDLAAATFSVVSFPDGVSVSCGIGRRTLNHSLARAGDSGIYLVHAMGVELHVWFRRMDGDAAGIWERGVTVDLPVVFGDHAAMEFWDSVRSLNDYVNRFLADYTWGCYSVEIHAIGDNAEFAFLTVGKLGGVFLLDVKKRTVEKVLEASLQDDGQQCGIFAFMMPWPPVFPELNQRG, from the coding sequence ATGGAAACGGTAGCCAAGAGGCAGCGGGCACTCCTGGTgcagccgccagcgccgccggcggaggcggcggcggaggacgcCGCGGACTCGGCCGCCGCCGTGTTCGGCAACGTCGACCTCCTCTGCgagatcctcctcctcctcgacgCCCCGTCGCACCTCGTCCGAGCCGCGCTCGTCTCCACGCGctggctcggcgccgccgcggatccGGCGTTCCTCCGCCGGTTCCGCGCGCGCTGCCCGCCCCGCCTCCTGGGCTTCCTCGCCACGTTCGCCAGCAGCGCCGGTTGGCATCcccaaccccgagccgccgtcgCGCGCTTCATGCCGCTACCTCACCCGCCGGAGTTCGCTGGCGCCGCCCGCCTCGTCGGGGCCACCTTCAACGGCGGCAGACCCTACATGGAGAGCATCGTGGGCTGCTGGAACGGCCGCGTCCTCGTCAAGCACCGGGGCCACTACGACAGAAACTACTCCGTGCTCAGCCCTCTCCACTCGTCGGCCGCAACGGGTATTACTTTTACTGGGCCGCTGTCCCCTCCCCACGGACGGCACAAACTCAAATCCTCCGTCTCCTGCGCCCAGTTAGAGCTCCTCCAGTaccccggcgccggcgacgaccCCTACGACGCCCTGTGGGGATTTGGCCAGACGACCGCGGAGCCCTCCATGTTCGATTTCGATTGTACCACGGGGAAATTTATCCAGCAGGTGGTGTATGTCCGGCGGCAAAGTACAAGCTGGGTCACCTACGTCTCGCCTCCATTGGAGGTCCCGGTGCAGCTGGTGTTCAACAGTGAACCCTGCAGCCTTCTGGTGGGGGGCAGGTGGCTCTGCATGACCACCGTGCTCGGTTGCATCGTCGTCTTCGATCTGGCCGCGGCGACCTTCTCCGTCGTGAGCTTCCCCGATGGTGTGTCTGTGTCTTGTGGAATTGGACGACGTACCCTGAACCACAGCCTGGCAAGGGCTGGGGATTCCGGGATCTACCTCGTCCATGCGATGGGCGTGGAGCTTCATGTTTGGTTCCGGAGGATGGACGGAGACGCAGCAGGCATCTGGGAAAGAGGGGTAACAGTTGATCTCCCTGTAGTGTTTGGTGATCATGCTGCCATGGAATTCTGGGATTCTGTTCGTTCCCTGAATGATTACGTTAATAGGTTCCTTGCAGATTACACGTGGGGTTGCTACAGTGTAGAGATCCATGCAATTGGGGATAACGCAGAGTTTGCATTCCTGACTGTGGGAAAACTTGGGGGCGTGTTCCTATTGGATGTCAAGAAGAGGACAGTCGAGAAGGTGCTGGAGGCGTCACTGCAAGATGATGGCCAGCAGTGTGGGATCTTTGCCTTCATGATGCCATGGCCTCCTGTCTTCCCAGAATTGAACCAAAGGGGGTGA